The Pseudorca crassidens isolate mPseCra1 chromosome 16, mPseCra1.hap1, whole genome shotgun sequence genome includes the window AGGCGGCTGTGCTCCCATCCAGCCCTTCGCCGGCCCCTGCAGCCAGCCCCAGACCTTTCCTCCCTAGCAGTGGAGCCTCTACCCCAGCTCCAAGCATCTTTAACCGGTCAGCCAGGCCGTTTACTCCGGGCTTACAAGGGCAGCGGCCAGGTACCACCTCGGTTATTTTCCGGCCCCTGGCTCCCAAAAGGGCAAATGAGAGCCTGGGAGGCCTCAGCGCCGTCCCACCGCCTTTCCTGTCCTCTCCGCAGGGGACCACTCCTCTGCCCAGCTTCTCTTCAGGGGTTCCCAGCCACGTGTCAACCCCCGGTTCCACCAGCACCCCACGCTCCTCCGGCCCCGTGACGGCCACCAGCTCCCTATACATCCCAGCCCCCAATCGTCCTGTTACGCCAGGCGGAGCCCCagagccccccgcccccgctaGCGGAGCTGCCATGACCTCCACCGCTTCTATCTTCCTATCGGCGCCTCTGCGACCTGCTGCACGCCCAGAGGCCCTCGCCCCTGGCCCCGCAACCCCTGAGCCCTCCAGCGCTCGAGAGAAGCGCATCTCCGTGCCAGCTGCTCGCACCGGCATCCTCCAGGAGGCCCGGCGTCGGGGGACCCGAAAGCAGATGTTCCGGCCGGGAAATGAGGAGACGAAGAACTCGCCCAACCCGGAGCTGCTATCGTTGGTGCAGAACCTGGATGAAAAACCCCGGGCTGGGGGTGCGGAATCTTGTCCAGAGGAGGATGCCCTGAGCCTCGGGGCTGAAGCCTGCAACTTCATGCAGCCACCGGGGGGCAGGAGTTACAAGACTTTGCCTCACGTGACAGCTAAAACCCCGCCTCCAATGGCTCCCAAGACCCCACCCCCTACGACTCCTAAGACTCCACCCCCAGTGGCTCCCAAGCCCCCTTCTCGAGGGTTCCTCGATGGGTTAGTGAATGGGGCGGCCCCTTCAGCTGGAATCCCTGAACCACCAAGGCTtcaaggcaggggtggggagctgTTTGCCAAGCGTCAGAGCCGAGCGGACAGGTATGTGGTGGAAGCACCTGGTCCTGGCCTTGGCCCTCGGCCCAGAAGCCCTTCTCctaccccctccctgcccccttcctggaAATATTCACCCAATATCCGTGCCCCGCCTCCAATTGCTTACAACCCACTGCTCTCACCGTTCTTCCCCCAAGCTGCCCGAACTCTCCCTAGTAAGATCCAATCCCAAGGGCCTCGGGCAGCCCCCAAGCAGGGCATTAAGGCTTTGGATTTCATGCGGCACCAGCCCTACCAACTTAAAAGTGCCATGTTCTGTTTTGATGAGGTTCCCCCGACTCCTGGACCCACCTCCTCAGTGCCTCCCAAAACTGCCCGAGTCCAGGAGATCCGCCGATTTTCGACTCCAGCGCCCCAGCCCACTGCAgagcccctggcacccactgtGCTTGCCCCCCGAGCAGCCACTACATTGGATGAGCCCATCTGGAGGGCAGAGCTGGCCTCAGCCCCTGTCCTtagcccagcccctcctccagagTCTCCCAGGGGTCTTGGGACCTCCCCCAGCTCCTGTGGCTTCCAGGTAGCCAGGCCCCGGTTCTCAGCTACTAGAACAGGATGGCAGGCTCATGTGTGGAGGCCTGGGGCGGGCCACCACTGAACAGGACACAGCTCCCAGGACCAAGGGGAGGTGGAACAGCTAGTTCCTAAAGTTGCTTCTACCCAACCCGCCCGCCCCCGCTCCCGCCACCCCTCCTTTGCAGGCTAAATTCCCTCCTGCCAGAGAAAGTTTTGGAGTTGGTGTCCCATCTCCCAGCTTCCTCCTGACTCCTAACCTCCCTGCTGCTTTCCAACCTATAATACTATCTTTGCTTTGGTGTCTGTGCTTCTCTTTGTAGCTCCTTGCCTGGATCTCTGTCTTTAACTCTGTCTCTTCACCTACACTCCTCCACTAGTCTCCATTTCTCTACATTTGTGCTTTTTTCTGTGGGCTTTGTTTTAACAGTCaatgagaaagacagagaagTTACCACTGAGACCTCAGGCAAGAAGCTCACCACCAGACAGGCAGCAAAGGGACTGAACTGACCCCTATTTGCACGAAATCATTTGCTGCTCCTCACTCTTCTTTCCCAAGCTTGTCTGGCATTTTcctaggtgtgtgtgtgcaagtgtgtgcgtgcacacagaTGTGCTCTTCTGTCTGAGGCAAGAGTAAGAGGAGCCGTCTAAATAAAGACCCAATCTGGGTCTTACCCTTGCACTAATGAAAGAAGAGTCAGTTATCCTCACATAGAATGTCTGGTGGGGAGAAAGAGACTCATTAGAGTTAAAGATCATCATCTGTAGCAGGTGTAGAGCATCTGGTGAAATTCATAGAGTATGAGGAGACCCGAAGGACCAGGGCAGTTTGTATGGGTTGAGTTATACCAGCTAGACCAGGAGTAGAACTAAGAATTCTGTTCCTTGGGATTTCAGAAAGTTAGCAACTGGAGAGGCCCATGCTGAGCAACAAAGCATCcaagaagtgaaaagaaagaaagaaaatgtcctcTGAGAATGAACAAATCATTGGCTTCATTGTCTCATGAACTtaagacagaaaggagaaaagaaccaTGATGTGGAAAGTGAGGTAGAAACCAGGAGCagaacagaaatgaatgaaattgatCGAGCCTCAGAGAGAAGCATGGTGAGGGAGACTACAGTGTTGGTAGAGAGTAAAATTGGATAATAAGAAACCAATCATGTACACAAAAGGGGAATTGGGGAGAAATTTGAGGGAGAAGAATGTATTTGTTAGAGTGAAGGGGGATGATGGTGGAGGGATGTGAGAGTGTGTGCTGAGTGTTGAAAGACAGGCATCTGTGCTACCTCCTTTGAATCTGTCCCTCTGTCTTCTGCAGCTTGTCATAACTACCTGAGAAAGGGCAGGGAAACACCCAGAGCCAAAACCTCTTTTTAGTTCTACCCCATCCCTCAAACCCTAGTTCTTATTTCCAGCTTAGGTCCTGATCTCTGATCCTAGAGGGATATGGGCTCCCCTCTCACCATGACCACCACCAGTCACGCTTGCTGCTTGATCTGGAAATTGATAATTTCCTTTGCATATTGAGTGTGAGTCACAGTACTTTGGTTTGTGCACAAGAATAAACTTATGCTCCATATCTTCTGTTGTTGTCATCTCTTCTAGTTTTATACCTAAATCCTGGTCTCCCCTTCATCTTCTCTAATTCATACCCCTGATCTCCTGATTCCTGATCTCTTTCTCAGTTCCTACCCTCctattttttactgttttgccCTTCACCCCCTGGTCTTTTGCTCTTCTCTACCAATTCTGTCCTAATCCAGTGTAGCCACCTCCATCACTCCCCCAGTTCTCTCTCTCCAGATTctccccttctccatcccctGCTCCATACTTCTCAGATGAGGCCTCAGCTTACAGAACCTAGACAATTTGGAAAGGCCCTGCTTTCCCAACACCCTGGAGGAAATGAAGGGAAAGCAATGGCTGAAGTTGAAGGTGGggtgagagagggaagaaggagagagagggtggATCAGCGTGGATTGAGACtaataaaaaagagaaggcaCTGAAAGGCGGCTAGAATTAGACTTCTGAGAAGAGGAAGTTCTGTTGCCCCAGTTTTACCAGCAGGGGGCAGATTTTTGCCAATAACCAGGCCCTTGACCCTGATTCTCCCAAATATGCAGCCTCTCAGAATTTCAAAGGAAGGGCTCAGAGAGCCTAGGCTAAATATTCTGTCTTCATTCACTAGGTAGTTTTAGGTACTCAATCATAAGAGACCAAAATTTTGGTTGGTTTTTGAGGGGAGGATGGTAATGATGACGAAATCACCTTTTGCTATTTATGTTTTTTCATCTAATTGCTTCTTTGGGTtaggagagaatggagaaaaaggacaaaagatgAGGAATCTGGAGGCTAAACTGGTCTGGGCAGAGGCCAAGTAGAGGGGAGCAGGGCGAACTTTCAGCCCCTAACCTGAACCTATAAAGTTCAGGATGGGAAAAGGACATGGTCAGGAAGAGTGGGTAGCTCACAGAGGGACAGAAAGGTATTCTGGGGACTACAAAAGCCACTTCCTAAGGCAGCCACAACAGGGTGGTGGATACAGCAGAGGTACAGCAGCTGGTTACAAAACCTGAGCAGAAGATGGAGAAGGATCCAGGATGTTCACGCAGCTACCGAGGAAGGTGCCGGGCAAATGACAGGTTTCCCTGGAGGGGGCTCTCAAGCTTGTGCCCTTTCCCAGAGGCTTCTCTAGACCAGTGTGAATGGGACAGTCCAGATCCTATGGGGTGTGTGCTCCCTTTGAAGAAAATCCCAAGTAGGAGCCTCAGAGAGTAAAGCCCTGGCAGGTCAGAAGCCTATGTGTACCCCTTCAGGTAGAAGTgacatctgggacttccctggtggcggcctcagtggttaagaatctgcctgtcaatgcaggggacacgggttcgatccctggtcctggaagatcccccacaccacggagcagctaagcctgtgcaccacaactactgagcctgtgctctagagcccgcgagccataaccactgaagcctgcgcacctagagcctgtgctccgcagcaagagaagccaccgcaatgagaagcccgcgcaccacaacaaaaagtagcccccactcgccgcaactaaagcccgcgtgcagcaacgaagacccaatgcagccaaaaataaataaattaattaataaattttaaaaaaaaactgacatcTATCTGGCAGAGCAGGCTAAACTGAGCACCCGAACAGCAAATGGGGATGAAAAGGCAGAAACTGGTCAAGTCTTCTCCCACATCATCCCTGATAGCCTAACTACTGGATTTGGTTAATTTGGTCCCTTATCCTGCCAAAATCTGGCCCTCCCAAAGGAAAGACCAGCTTATCCAGGAACTTTCAAAGGGCAGTTCCATTGTGAACAGAAATTCCTTCCCGAAACATAGCATCTTaaaccctcccacccccaaaattCACCCACATGTCCCTCCAGCTCCAGCCTGGATTGTCTCCGAATGGCTCTCCAGACACATTCTCCTGGTTCTCACTTTCCCACTCCGAATTCTTATTCACCACTTGCTGcctgcttcctctctccctctcagttTTCACTTTCTCCCTGAGTGCTTCTTTGGATCTCAGCCTCGAGGTGCCAAAGAAGAGGAGTCCCTGGGTAGACTGATCCTTGGCTCAGACAGCTTAGTGAGAGAATTCCAAAGGACTTTCCTCCCCTTCCTGAGCCTCTGGGCAAGGAGGATGGGATCTTGGTTCCAGGGTCTCAGTACCCCTGTGCCATTTGAGCTGCTTGCGCTCATCGTCTCTATTAAtaaccaccctccctcccccactgccagTGCTGCCCCCACGCCTGCCCAGCTCGGGTTCTCTAGTCACAGCAGCACAGTCCTCCAAAGCTGCTGGACCCCAGGGAGAGCTGACCACCGCTTGAGCAGCCGGTAAGTCTCCAGCTTTATAGTCAGAGGGGCTGGAGCCCACTCGCTGActgctgtgtctgtgtctgtaatAGTGACCCTTGATCCTGGGGGGagctcctccctcctccatctgTACTCAGTTCCCAGTTGTCCAGTTCAGGGGAGCAACAGAGAGTTGGAAGGAGAAGGGCCCAAGAGGGTGGGGGTATTGGAGATTTTGGGGTGGCACTGGAGGAATGAGAAGGGGGTCTGAGAGGCTGGATGGAAAACAAGAACCTAGTTGGGGCTGAGAGAGGTATGGGGAGAATCTATTTAGCAGTTCCTGGACTCTGGCCTCAGCAGACCCCACTAAGCTAGTAGAATCGCAGATGTGCTGTGAGACAGGACTCAGCAGAAGACATTTTGCTGAGTGCCAACTTCTGTTAAGGAGGGGCTGGAATCTGTATCTTTTCCCAGCTTGTCCCCCTCCACTGCCAGATCCTATGATTATGTTCCTGTCCTCCCTGAATTCCCCACTGCTGTGATATTGCTGAATTGACATGCATCAAGATTGACCTCCCTCTCCACTCCaggtctggggggtggggagtgactgAAACTGAGTGGGAGCACTGCTGTCACCTCCCAGGCCATGATCCAGCTGGCCCGGTGGAGGGGCAATAACCTCTCCATCCTATGGAGAATGTTTCTGGCTGGATCTCCTCAACCCTGGCAGAACATTTTTTCtgctccacccccccccccccccactctggGGCTTGGGGAAGACTGAGAGGCCAGAGTTTGCAATGATAATCCCAGTCTGGGAGCCCCGTACAAATAAAAGCTTCAAGTCATGCCAAACCAATGAAACCTGGGTGCATTACCTGACCTGTAAGTAATGTGTTTGTTTTACCCCCAGGCCCTCCTAACACATATTGTGTTCCTAAGCCCGGCACCAGCTCTATGTAAAACAGCTGAAAAGAGGTTGGTAGAAGGCAGGGGCAAGGGGTGCCTCTATACTTTCTGCCCTGCTTCCCAAGAAGAGAAGCCCTAAAACAATGGTTTTTCACCTTTTAGAGAAATatgtacttcttttaaaaaatctaatgaaATTTTGCTCCCTGAAGTCCTTAAGCAGTGCCTTACTGTAGACACTCACCGCAGTCCCTGTCCATCCTtcacctcctccttcccaccctatCCAGGCTCCATCCACCTCCACAATGCCACTCTCAGGGACCCCTGCCCCCAACAAGAAGCGGAAATCCAGCAAGCTGATCATGGAACTCACTGGAGGTATGGCATGTTTGCACCTACCTAGTGTGGGACTTCTTATTGAGAGTATCTCTGGCCTATGAGCCCCAGAAGTATCATAAGGTTATATGTGTCTTAAGGCGAAGAGATAAGGAGAGACAAGAggaatttggggtgggggtgaggtttgcaggggtggggggaaggggggaaaggaagaaagaattcaaCACTGACTACTCACCCTTCCACCCTTTTCACCTTGTAATCTGAGACAATAACACCCATGCCATGTTACCCAGCACAGGTCCAAGACAACAGGACCCACAGGTCAGTGAGGTATGTTTGAGAAGAAAATATGTATGATGGAGACTGGCACAGAGTAAGGTCTCAATAAATGGTTAATTTCCTTACTTCTTTCCCCAGAGCTAAGGAGCCTCGTATAGgcacttaaaatggaaaattgcTCAGGCATTTTTCCTGGGGGTGGTAGGAGTACAGCATGTGAAGAGCTCTCCCAATCAATACCTAGAAGCCGTTTGCAGCCAGTTTACTGAGGGGAAGAGAAGGCAAAGGAGTTAAGATAGGAGTATATATTTAGAGGTGGCTTTGGGCTTTCCCCCGTGCTACAGTTTCCCCAATGACCTCCATCTATGATGTTTCTTTACTCTTTTGCCCTGTACCCCATACCTTTTACCCCATTCACCGTCTTCACCCCATTCTAGTATCCCCACTGTCTCACTCTGCACCCCATTTCCCATACACTCTCTCCAACTCCAAACCCAGGAAATCAAAATCCCTCATAAACTAGATAGAATTTGATCAGACATCACAGACAGCATCTGCTTCCCTCAGTGATCTCTGCTGGGACACACACACTTAATTAGTTGTGGATGGAAGCTTCATTTGGAGCTAGAAAACCCtactttcctctttcccttgcctctgcctccccacctccctgaaAGGTGGACAGGAGAGCTCAGGCCTGAACCTGGGCAAGAAGATCAGCGTCCCAAGGGATGTGATGTTGGAGGAGCTGTCGCTACTCACTAACCGGGGCTCCAAGATGTTCAAACTGCGGCAGATGCGGGTGGAGAAATTTATCTATGAAAACCACCCTGATGTCTTCTCTGACAGCTCAATGGTGAGTTCAGAACTTTACTACTCTGAAAGCCTCGTGCCTCTTTTGACAGCTTCTTGGTAGGCCCCGCCCAAGTCTCTAAAATATGACCAACCTCCCCTCCCAGCTAATTTATAAGCTCATTAACCCCCCAGATACAGTGAGCCCCCAATAGCTCCAGGGTGAATTACAGCCCACCTCTGAAACTAAATCTGTATCTTAGAGCTGGTGAGGCAGGGTGGGGAGTCCACACCTTCAAGGAGAAAACTCCTTCCCAGTATGGTTAAGTATTAAAGATAGGATTACCAGATAAAACACAGGATGCCCAGTCCTATATTTTAAAGTTGAGATACACACTAAATAAGCTACTGAGGATATATTGTAGGCACAGTAAATAAAGCCCATATTTCATAATACCTTTAAATGGAGTATGGTCTATAAGAATATTgcatcactatgttgtatacctgaaactaatataatattgtaaagcaatgctacttcaattaaaaaaataaagttgagatATACACAGATAATTTTTTAGTAAAGTAcatcccatgcaatatttgggacataagtttttttttttaattgaagacacttagggaattccctggtggtccagtggtctggtgctctcactgccaggggcctgggttcgatccctggttggggaactaagatcctgcaagccacgcagcatggcaaaaaaaaaaaaaaaaaaaaaaaaaaattgaagacacttagttaaatttgaatttcagatacacaacaattttttaatataagtatgtcccatgaaaTATTTGggacatgaaaattaaattaaaaaatacaggacaccgagttaaatttgaatttcaggtacaTGATGAATACTCTCATATCTaaatatgtcccatgcaatacttaggcatatttatactaaaaaagtattattgtgtatctgaaattcaaatttaactggtgtcctgtgattttttctttttgcaaaatcTGGCAACCGTAGAAAGAGGTAAGTGAATTTTTATAACCATCTCTTCTTGAGCCATTCTTTTATCTAAAGGGTCAGTGTAAGGACCACAGATGTGGGGACCGAAACCATGCTTTAAGGTCCTACGTCTCCTAGTCAGGATCATTCTCCGAAGAGAAGTAGAGATTGGAGAGGGACCAGGCACAAGATATTTCAGCTGAGAAGGAGGGGATcgtttccatttcctttcttccccctccaCCTTTCCTGGGCAGCCAGGGGAGAGTGAAAATAGATGCCTACATGGGGCCAGGGGCAGGAGTGTCTGCCATTTGCCCGTATGTAGGAGCAGAATAAAAATGCTGAGCCGGTCATATCTAACTTTAGGAGGCCAAAAGCCCTCCCCCCTGCCTGTGTCTGGTTACACTGGGTGGAGCATGGGGGTGTGTTCGGTGGGTGGCCAGGAGAGCCTCCTGAAGGAGTTGGCAGGGTTATTTTTAGGCTTTGGGGATGGATCCAGTGTTGCCCTTTGGGCTTCCCTTCCCCCTACCCACTACAGTTTCACTGTCAGGAAGTCCTGGTCCAACAGGCAccaagaggagaaagggagaggaagaggaagagagagaagagactttTATCTGTTAGACAAGATGCAGGGGAGGAGCAGAGATCTCTCTAGTTCTTTAACTTGAGGCTGGGTTCTCCATGCCAGCCCCAATCTCTCAAACCTAAGTTGAGCAGAACTCTTGGTCCTCTTTGCCTTGGTAAGGAGGGAAAGGGGATTTTGGAGAATGAGTTGCCCCCATCCTAGATGTAATTCGAACTGAGCCATAGGGGTTGTATCCCTTAAGGAgagtttaatttctctcagtCAGGCTATCTGCTAACCATCTATTGAAGGGGGGAGTCTCAGATGATTCAGTGTCTTCTGGTTGTCCATTGTCTCTGATCACCTCCTACTTGCTATGGTATTCCCCATACCCATTGCTAACCTTCCCCTTACTTTGTCCTTTCTTTTCAGGATCACTTCCAGAAGTTCCTTCCCACAGTTGGGGGACAGCTGGGTACAGCTGGCCAGGGATTCTCCTACAGCAAGGGCAGCGGTGGAGGCCAGGCAGGGGGAAGTGGCTCTGCCGGAGAGTATGGCTCTGACGAGCATCACCATCATCAGGGCCCTGGGTCTGGATATCGGGGTACAGATGGTCCTGGGGGCCAGACTGGCCAAGGAGGAGCTGCTGGCACTGCAGGGGTTGGCGAGACAGGACTAGGCAAGTATCCTCACCCAAGTATAAGGTGTCTGGTCTCTAAAGCAGAGAAATACCCAGGAATGAGGCCTAGACTGGGTGTAGGAAGCAGGAGAGGCCTGTTGAGATAGCCTGATGGACTTTCTGGGTCCATAAGGATACAGAGACGTGTCTATTCCACCCAGAAGCCTTGTCTCTCAGTCACCTTTCTAGCCTTTCAGTTTGTATCACAAATCCGACTCCAGGCTGTCATTATTTCACAAACCTTCTACAATTACCAAGATGTTTTACCTTTGGTCCCTGGCCCCAGCAACTTCTCTAGTGCAGGGCTCTGAGACTAACTTCCATTGGCTACTAACTGCTATTATTTgacttattattatttctctcccATGGCTGCCAGACGACCAGGCAGGTGGAGAAGGAAAACATATCACTGTGTTCAAGACCTATATTTCCCCATGGGAGAGAGCCATGGGGGTGGACTCCCAGCAAAAAGTGGAACTTGGCATCAACCTGCTGGCCCACGGGGCCAAAGCTGATCTCCCTCAGTATAAGTCCTTCAACAGGTAAGGAGGATGTGGAAGGAACCTGATGCATTCCAGTGTATGGCAACATGCCCTTAGTTGGAATGGAGACTGGTTCAAATGTTTCAGGGGGATGAGGAGGCATGGGAGGAATTTGGGGGCCACAATAAAGGCTTTTGGTCTTTTCACTCTAGCTCAGAGAAACAGCATGGTATGATGAAGGAAAAATTTGCTAGGAGGCAGGATCTGAATTTTAGTTCATAGTTATGTTCATAGCTGTTCATAGCGGTGTGGGAAAGTCACCCTACTTCTGAGCCTTGGTTGCCTtgactgtgaaatgggaataatatattACACACTTAAAGGCTTCTTGAGGCTCCCTTCATTCAAGGTTACAATTCCATTACTGTCCTTATAGTAtaactctatttttcttttcttttctttttttaattgaagtatagttgacttacaacattatattagtttcaggtgtacaacatagtgattcagaatttttatagattatgcaccACAGCAAGTTATTATGCTATTGAAGATTCTATTTCTTTATACCCTACTTTAGTAAGGTTCAAGTATCTATCCTTTTGGAACTGGGCTTCTCTAGACTGTGTGAAAACGGgacagggaagccctagagaagTGCTTTTGCATTTGGTCCTAAGGTGCCTGGATTTTCCAGGAAATGTTAATTCCTCTCATCCAGGGCACGCACTATCCACTGAAGGTGGGGTAGGGGTTTTGAGGGGGGTCATTATAATTTAAGGTGACCTCAGACCCTTGAGTCTATAGTGTTTGGGGTAAAATTCTCTGAAAATGTGACTGGTTTGGCTTACAACTATCCATGAGACTCTCTATCTAGTACACACTAGactacttttctcatttttagctTTGGGGAAACAAGCAAACCAGAAGGAGGAATGGAGTACTTAGGGAGAAGAAGAATAAGGAGTGCAGAAGCAATCTGCAACTAGAATTCACAGACTTCCCTATCCTCAAAACAGTGTAACATCCCACTGACAAAACTCTTTCTTTTGTTCTGGcttttaattaaataatgtgTCCCCTTTTCAGGACAGCAATGCCTTATGGTGGATATGAGAAGGCCTCCAAACGCATGACCTTCCAGATGCCCAAGTTTGACCTGGGGCCCTTGCTGAGTGAACCCCTAGTCCTCTACAACCAGAACCTCTCCAACAGGCCTTCTTTCAATCGAACCCCTATTCCCTGGCTGAGCTCCGGGGAGCCTGTAGACTACAACGTGGATATTGGCATCCCCTTGGATGGAGAAACAGAGGAGCTGTGAGGTGTTTTTACCTCTACTTTGTATCAAGTTTCCCCTCTCTGGTTCCATTTTGGAGAGGGAATGCTGAGCAGGATACCCCCACTGAAAATCCAGTATCCTTGTGGGaatggagggaaaaagaaaggagagatctGCCCTTCCATCCTTCACTCCAAGTCCCCACtccaagcatcttttcttaccAACTCAGAGCTCCCCTTCCACTTGCTCTGTATGGAACCTTCTCTTATGGAATTTTCTCTGCCTTCGGTAACAGTTAATAAACTTCAAGGAAATGAACTCATTCTTCCTCTGATATTTGAGGGCAGACGAAAACTGAGGCTAACAATGCACAGAGACTAATTAAAGTAAAATACCATACATCCATTATTCGGACTTCAAGACTGACCTGATTActtacacacccacacccacatccGCACCTGCCAAAGCACATTCATAGGTGTATACAAAGACATACTTATTGAATAGTACATAAGACAAATAATCATGGACAAACACATGTGCTGGCCCATATGTGGGCAAAGCTAAGCAGCAATTGTGTGCTGTGTTTAGGAAACAGGTGTTGGTTACCCTGGCGTTAGCTCTCTTTAAGAAGCTGATTAGAAACTGGGATAATCAGGA containing:
- the SYNPO2L gene encoding synaptopodin 2-like protein isoform X4; this translates as METFEPISQEPLSQASCDKAPSPVPELQDPFYAELQRAESLQERSVKEAKTKCRTIASLLTAAPNPHSKGVLMFKKRRQRAKKYTLVSFGAAAGTGAGEEDGVPPTSESELDEEAFSDARSLTNQSDWDSPYLDMELARPSSGAAEGQGPGLGGQLSEASGRGAQLFEQQRQRADSSTQEPAGDGPAATLNGQGLQSPPRAQSAPPEAAVLPSSPSPAPAASPRPFLPSSGASTPAPSIFNRSARPFTPGLQGQRPGTTSVIFRPLAPKRANESLGGLSAVPPPFLSSPQGTTPLPSFSSGVPSHVSTPGSTSTPRSSGPVTATSSLYIPAPNRPVTPGGAPEPPAPASGAAMTSTASIFLSAPLRPAARPEALAPGPATPEPSSAREKRISVPAARTGILQEARRRGTRKQMFRPGNEETKNSPNPELLSLVQNLDEKPRAGGAESCPEEDALSLGAEACNFMQPPGGRSYKTLPHVTAKTPPPMAPKTPPPTTPKTPPPVAPKPPSRGFLDGLVNGAAPSAGIPEPPRLQGRGGELFAKRQSRADRYVVEAPGPGLGPRPRSPSPTPSLPPSWKYSPNIRAPPPIAYNPLLSPFFPQAARTLPSKIQSQGPRAAPKQGIKALDFMRHQPYQLKSAMFCFDEVPPTPGPTSSVPPKTARVQEIRRFSTPAPQPTAEPLAPTVLAPRAATTLDEPIWRAELASAPVLSPAPPPESPRGLGTSPSSCGFQVARPRFSATRTGWQAHVWRPGAGHH